Sequence from the Maribellus comscasis genome:
TTTAATCATATCCAATGTATTAGTTCTTAATACCAAAGTCCGAGATTAGCAGAGAATGTGGGTTTATCATACCTTCCAGCATAACCTATTCCTATTTCAACAGGTCCTAACCTGGAATCCACTGAATACCTTACCCCGCCACCATTAGTGATAAGAAAGTTATTTAGCTCATTATAATTATTGCCCTGTGCCATTAAATTATATACCAATGAAACGCACTGATTTTTAGCCACATGAAAACGTATTCCTGCCAACCCGATATTGGTGTACCTGTCGGCAAGTATTACGGGGGGAAGCCCAATAAAGGGTAAATGATAATTAAAATATTGTGAATAAGGCTCTCCTCCTACAAAAGTTGTTTTTATAAGCGGATAGGCATTATCGAACATCGAGCGGCTGTAAATATCAAATAAAAATGTAGTATTGGAAGATAGTGGGACGACATTTTTCATTTTAAAAAGCAGGGCAGAACTTAAGCTGGTATTTCCTGACAAATCAGAGTATACTGAAAACTCTGCATCCAGGCGAGTGCCTTTTTGGGGAAAATAAAAATTGTCCATATTATCGAAAACAACGTATGTATAGGCATTGGAAAGAAACTGGTTGGTTTTTGAGGACAGGATGAATGAATTAGTGTTTTTGGTAAAAACATCGCCGTTAAAATATTCTTCCTGTATGCCTATACCCAGAATTAGACGGTTGAAATAGGTTTTATATAAATAAATATCTAGTGCTGAATAAAATACATCTGCACTTGACAGTTTATCCCCTTCATTATATATTTTATATTTCTGGTATTTCCCCTTTAATTCAATACCTAAAGTTGGCAAATTCCTTTTAGTAGTTTCTGCAACAAGATTAACACCTGGATTTGCCGACAGCTCAGTACTTGCAGATAAAAAACCTATGGTTTTTTCATAATCTTTTCTGTTAATATTGAATAACACAGCTGCTGCATCATTTGTGTTTACTTTAAATCCTATACTTTGGGAATAAATCTTTCTTGGGACAATATTCAAATTAAGTGTTTTCCCTGTTTCATTATTTGTGAGATAATAATAGACGAGATCAAACTCTCCATATCCGTATAGCCTGTCAATTGCACTTTTTAACTCCTGATTTGAATAATACCCTGGTAATTGCAGATTGAGTTTGTTTTTAAAAAAGGTTTTATCCAGATTTTTTCGTTCAGTAAATCCTATTTCGGTAATTTTCCATTTTTCTGTTGTAGTATATTCGCGGGAATATATTCTTGGTTCCAAATGGTTCTCTTTTTTCAGTTTTTGAATGGTGTCCCTTAATAAAAGGGTAGCTTTTTCTCCCCTTAGAACCAATGTATCTGCTGCTTCTTTCGAAAAACTTCCGACCGAATAACCGGTAATATCAGGATGGATAAGAATGTCGCAATAACTGTTGTTTAATGAATCTTTTCCCTGTCCCAGAAAATTTATCATCTGACCGAAGATACCATCAATTGACTTTAATTTTTCACGGGGATATAGATCCCCCCTTATATCTACGCCAATAATAATGTCTGCTCCCATTTTTTTTGCGACATCGGTTGGGAAGTTGTTTACCAATCCCCCATCAACAAGAAGAAGGTTCTCTCTATTTACTGGATGAAAAACTCCGGGAATTGCCATGCTCGAAAACAAGGCAGTAGGGAAAAACCCGTCTTTTATAATCACTTCTTCCCCAGTCTCCAAATTGGCCGCAATGCAGGCAAATGAAATCGGGAGTTGACTAAAATCAGCATCAACTGGGACATTCCCGGCTAAGCCGCAAAAGATATTTAAAATATTCTGGCCTTTTATTATCCCCTGGGGAAGAGTAATGGTTTTGAAATCGGAAAATGTAGAAGAGAGTAAATATCTTTGTTTTAAAAGCTGATCATTTTTTGAGAGATCATTTCGTGGCACATTATCGGAAAGGACTTTTTCCCAGTTCTGGCTTTTTACAATATATTCAATTTCCTCGGCAGTATAACCCAGAGAGTAAAATCCGCCAATCAGGCTTCCCATACTGGTACCAACTATAATGTCGATTGGAATCCCTTCCTGTTCCAAAACTTTTAAAACGCCAATATGGGCAAAACCTTTTGCTCCTCCACCACTTAAAACCACGGCAACTTTGGGTTGTTTATTGATGCTAAAATCAGTTTGCGCTATAGAACTTATTGACTGTAACAGTAGTAAGCATATAATCAAGGGAAAGTATTGCATACTTAAATAGAATTCAATTTACTTAGTTTTCTAATACTGGTTTTTCCTAATCAACTATAAATGAGTATTTAAGTTTATAGGTAGTGTTTTTTACAAGGATTAATTCTTTACTATATAATCCCTAAAAGAACAAACCGGCATTAACGCACAATGCCTTGTTCCTAAGATCATCTTCATTGTCAATAATCTTCGATAATCCCATATCATAACTAATAGAAAATAGTAATTCACTATTTTTTAAAAGCTTACTATAACCTAGTTCAAAAGCCAATCCAAAATCAATATCTTTTGTGTCGTCAATTTCAGTAGAAATACCATCAATTTTCTGGTTGGCGTCTAACAATAAACCGGCATAAGGTCCTGCTGCTGCAAACAACCGATTATTAAATACGGGGATTGAATACTCCGCTTTAACAGGAAGCATCAGGTAACTATATTTATCCTTTTGCTTCTGAGGTTCCCCATCTTTTAAAACATCGAAAGACCTGCCTTTTGATGTATAGAGAAAATTTGTCTTTATGGCAAAAGTTTCATTAAAGGATTTTCTGGTAGTTATTCCTGCATTAAAACTGGTATACAGGTCATCATTGTCATAGATATTGCCAAAATCAGATTGGGTTGCCCCACCAATTCCAGCAGTTACGCCAAATTGGATTTGTCCGTAGGCCATACTTACTGCCATCAAAAAATATATGGCCATGATTAATTTTTTTATTGCTTTCATATAGCGTAATTTATATTTGGATAATGAATTTATTTTTATTCTAATTTTTATCATTCAAACACATTATCGTCCTGTGATCTTCATATAATTTACCTTAGCAATCTTATATTGCGTCAGTGTTTCAATATACATATCGTTTGACTGCTGCAACTGTGCCTGTGCATCAAGTAAATCAGAGATATTAACCACACCTGCGGAATAACTATCCTGTGTTACTCTTAGGTTTTCTTTTGCCTGGTGAATTGATTCTTCAGCCAGATGAATCTGCTCAAAAGCTTCGTTAAGGGAATTACGGCCTTGTTGCATCTGAAGCAGTAGTTTTTCAGTATTGTCTTTGACCATATTCCTATTTTGCTCTTCTTTTATCCGGCGTTCTTTCATTTTATGATTCGCTTCCCACCACCCGGAAATCGGAATTTTCACTGTTCCAAAGGCCATTCCTAACGCTGAGCCGTCATCATCCATAATATCGAGGTATAATGCCCCTGCACCAACTGCTACCTGCGGCATATACTCACCTTTTTGCATTTTTGTCATGTACTTTTCTGCTTCGGTACTTTTCTGTAGCAGTCTAAATTCTTCTCTGTTATATAAAGCTTCCTGATGGTCGGTATAAATGAGTTCCAATGGTTCGATTAATCCTACGCTGTCAATAAAGCTTATATTTTTATCATATTCTATACCGATATACTGGCAGAATGCCATTTTAGCGAGTTCTATTCCATTTCCCAACTTCAGATGATTCATTTTGAGCTCGTTCTGTTTGAGTTCAACTTTTAGTAAATCATTTTGTGTAATTAACCCAGCCTCTAAAGCATCGTTCACTTCTTCATGTAAAGTGTCAACCAATAGTATATATTCTTCGAGGGTTTTCTTTTTTTCACCAAGCGAAACAATTTGCCAGTATCTTCTTTCAGTTTCCAGGGCAATCTCTTTTTCAGTTGATTTTAATTGCAATTCACTAACTTCAATGCCCAGGCTAGCTGACTTGTTCCCTGTTGAAATTCGTTGCCCGGCATAAACAGGCTGAGTAGCTGTAGCCATTCCTATTGCTCCTTCTTCGATAAGTGGAATTGAAGCTCCGGGGAAATAAGCAAATTGTGTTGCCGTTGGCAGATTAGCCGGATTTCCATCATATACGGGAAGATTTCCACCGGCCATTTCCATATTTATTAATGGATCGGAAAACTTATATGCAAACGCAGTTGCATCAACCTGTGGAAAATATTTGGTGTATGCAGCCTTTTTTACCTCTTTTGAAGATTCTACATCCAGCACCTTGTTTTTAATCTGGGCATTATTTTGTAATGCCAGCGTTTTACATTGCTCCAGCGTATAATTATGTTGATTTTGAGCAGAAAGTACCGGTGCCAGGCCAAATAATAGGACAAGTGTTAATAATGCCGGTTTTATTTTAGAATTATTTAAAAGCTCAGCTATTGTGATTTTCTTCTTGTTTTTATCCACTTTCCTGAAAATCAACCAATAGGACACAGGAAGTATCATTACAATAAATACCATAGAAGTTAATGTACCGAAAAAGATAACTGTCCCCATCGGAGACCAAAGGACACTTTTGCCAAGAATCATCGGGACAACTCCCATTGAGGCAGCAGCAGAAGTAAGAAAAATAGGGCGCATCCTTCTTTTGCCTGCTTCAAATGCAGCTTCAAGTATCGTTTTATTCTCTTTATATCGTAGCTCTTCGGCATAATCAAGCATAATTATGCCGTTACGTACAATGATTCCTATTAAGCTTACAATACCGAGTATGGATGTTACACCAAATTCATGGCCAAAAATCAACATGCCTAAAACAGCCCCAACAATGCTCAACGATGCGGAACCAAGTACCAAAAGCGCCAGGTTAATTTTTTTGAAATGAAAAACCAGTATCAGAAAAATGATAAATACTGCCATAAATAATCCACCAAGAACTTGCGGCAAGATTTCGGTATCTCTTTCATCCGACCCCCCATATTCGATACTCACACCAGATGGGAATGATTGGTTATAAACTATCTCTTTGACTTCCCTCGTGGCTTTATTTATGTTGTAACCGCGAACAACATCTGATTGTACTGTTATTGTACGTACACCATTTCTCCGGACAATTTGCCCTTGTGTCCAGTCGGGCTTAACTTCAGCAATTTGACGTAACGGAACTGAAACTCCCGGAATTATTGAATGAATGTATTCGTTTTCAATATCATCAATCTGTGGGTCACGTTCGCGTTCCGATTTCAGTTTTACAGGAATGGAGTAGTCGCCTTCCCACAAAGTAGTCAATGGCAGTCCGTTAAAACGCAGGGCCAGGTTGGTGGCAACTGTGGTTTTTGTTATTCCCAAACGGTTGGCTTCAATTTCATTTATATCTACCTGAGTTCCTGGTAACATTTCCCCGAAATCGGTATGTACCCATGTTAATCCTTCAATTTCCCTCATTTTGGCAGCCAACGAATCTGCTGAGGATTTCAAATCATCCAAATTAGTCCCGGTAAGTCGTACCTGAATCGGATTTGAAGCTTGTTCATAATCCAATTGTTTAAACCGCACATAAGCATTGGGGAAAAAATTCGCATATTTAGTGGAGTAGTCATCCAGTAAGGCTTCTGTTTCTTTATCCGAGTGTGTATTGACTATAAACTGAGCATAATTCTTAGCTGGCAATTTCGAGGCATAGGTAGCATGAAAACGTGGAGAACTGGTTCCGTTAAATGCTGTAACTGATACCACGCGCTCATCTTTTTGAAGTATTCGTTCAAGACTATCGGTTACAAACACGGTTTCTTCAAGTGTACTCCCCTGTGGCAGGTAAATTTCAACGGCAAATTGGTTACGTTCTGCAATTGGTAGTAACCGTACTGGAAGCGTTACAAACAACGCAATGCCGACCAACACAGAAATAATCCCAATCCCAATTGTTATTTTAGGATGTTTGAATGCCCTTCCTAACCATTTTTCATACGACTTCTGAACGACATCCAGAAAGTTATGCCTGTCTTTTTTGTTTGTTCCTTCCAAGCCTTTTCTGATAAAAAAGTATTGAGTGAATGGGATAATCAACATTGCCACCAATAATGATATGGTTAAGGTAATTGTAACAGTCCATGGAAATAATTGTACGAAATCATGAAATAGCCCCTTCAACGTAAACAGAAACGGGAAAAAAGTGATACTGATAGCCAAAGTAGCTGAAAAAATGGCTTTAAAAAATCCTTCAGCACTGCTGATTGCTGCATTCCAGCGCGACATCCCCTGGTCGAGTTTAACCATGTAGCTGTCAATAATTACAATAGAGTTGTCCACAATAATTCCCAGCATAACTATTAATGCTGCAAGGGTTACAACATTCAACTCCATTCCAAAAAGAAACATGAGGCCTAATGTGATAAATATGGTGATAGGAATAGAAGTTGCAGCAACTGCGGCAATACGAAATGGCATCAGTATCATGGTTACCAGTATCACAGCGATGATGGCAAACATCATTTCCTTCAAAAAAGTGGTAATAGAATGGCCTACTACCTGCGATTGATTGGCAATACGTTCAATACTGACATCCTCCGGTAATTCCGATTGAAATTGTTCCAATACTCCATCTACTTCTTTACCATACTTCACAATATTGTCTCCGGGCTGCATCTCCAAAGAAATCAATAAACATGTATTCCCGTTATTCATAATATAACTGTCAGGTTTAGGATACTCCCGAACAATTCGGGCAACATCCTTAAGCCGTATTATATTCCCGGTAGGGTCGGCGTAGATTATCTGTTCGGCAATATCCTGTTCGTTATCGAATGAAGGTGCAATATGGATTGGTGCATTGTACTCATCGTTTTCGACTGTACCACTCATTGTGGTAAATCCCTGGGTAAACAAACTTCCTAAAAGGGTCGCGGAGCTAATTCCGTAATTTGTCAGCTTTTCTTTATCGAGATAAATTGTAATTTGTTCATTATGTAACCCATAATGGCGCAGTTTTGATACTGATTCAATCCTTCTTAGGCGACTTTCCAGTTCATTCATGTAATTTTCCAGTTCCCTGTACGATTTATGGTCGGATGATTCGATTGTAATAAGCAATGCTGAAGTATCGCCAAAGTCATTGTTCGAGAGCAAAGCCAATACACCGGAAGGTAGTTCTGTTTTAAATTTCCCCAGGCCATCATTTAGTTTTGCCCAAAAATCATCCGAGTTTTTTATATCATCATTTAGTGTTACATAAATGATCATCATACCGTCCTTCGACTCCGAATAAGTTTTTGTTTTATCAATTTCTTCATAGCTGAACAAGTATCTTTCAACTTTTGTGGTCAATTGTTGCTCAACTTCTTCGGAACTGGCACCAGGATAAACTCCAATTACTAGTCCCTGA
This genomic interval carries:
- a CDS encoding patatin-like phospholipase family protein, with protein sequence MQYFPLIICLLLLQSISSIAQTDFSINKQPKVAVVLSGGGAKGFAHIGVLKVLEQEGIPIDIIVGTSMGSLIGGFYSLGYTAEEIEYIVKSQNWEKVLSDNVPRNDLSKNDQLLKQRYLLSSTFSDFKTITLPQGIIKGQNILNIFCGLAGNVPVDADFSQLPISFACIAANLETGEEVIIKDGFFPTALFSSMAIPGVFHPVNRENLLLVDGGLVNNFPTDVAKKMGADIIIGVDIRGDLYPREKLKSIDGIFGQMINFLGQGKDSLNNSYCDILIHPDITGYSVGSFSKEAADTLVLRGEKATLLLRDTIQKLKKENHLEPRIYSREYTTTEKWKITEIGFTERKNLDKTFFKNKLNLQLPGYYSNQELKSAIDRLYGYGEFDLVYYYLTNNETGKTLNLNIVPRKIYSQSIGFKVNTNDAAAVLFNINRKDYEKTIGFLSASTELSANPGVNLVAETTKRNLPTLGIELKGKYQKYKIYNEGDKLSSADVFYSALDIYLYKTYFNRLILGIGIQEEYFNGDVFTKNTNSFILSSKTNQFLSNAYTYVVFDNMDNFYFPQKGTRLDAEFSVYSDLSGNTSLSSALLFKMKNVVPLSSNTTFLFDIYSRSMFDNAYPLIKTTFVGGEPYSQYFNYHLPFIGLPPVILADRYTNIGLAGIRFHVAKNQCVSLVYNLMAQGNNYNELNNFLITNGGGVRYSVDSRLGPVEIGIGYAGRYDKPTFSANLGLWY
- a CDS encoding porin family protein gives rise to the protein MKAIKKLIMAIYFLMAVSMAYGQIQFGVTAGIGGATQSDFGNIYDNDDLYTSFNAGITTRKSFNETFAIKTNFLYTSKGRSFDVLKDGEPQKQKDKYSYLMLPVKAEYSIPVFNNRLFAAAGPYAGLLLDANQKIDGISTEIDDTKDIDFGLAFELGYSKLLKNSELLFSISYDMGLSKIIDNEDDLRNKALCVNAGLFF
- a CDS encoding efflux RND transporter permease subunit; translation: MKRIGIVESAMRHRQIVLLIASLLAILGVYALFVMPKQEFPTFTIRQGLVIGVYPGASSEEVEQQLTTKVERYLFSYEEIDKTKTYSESKDGMMIIYVTLNDDIKNSDDFWAKLNDGLGKFKTELPSGVLALLSNNDFGDTSALLITIESSDHKSYRELENYMNELESRLRRIESVSKLRHYGLHNEQITIYLDKEKLTNYGISSATLLGSLFTQGFTTMSGTVENDEYNAPIHIAPSFDNEQDIAEQIIYADPTGNIIRLKDVARIVREYPKPDSYIMNNGNTCLLISLEMQPGDNIVKYGKEVDGVLEQFQSELPEDVSIERIANQSQVVGHSITTFLKEMMFAIIAVILVTMILMPFRIAAVAATSIPITIFITLGLMFLFGMELNVVTLAALIVMLGIIVDNSIVIIDSYMVKLDQGMSRWNAAISSAEGFFKAIFSATLAISITFFPFLFTLKGLFHDFVQLFPWTVTITLTISLLVAMLIIPFTQYFFIRKGLEGTNKKDRHNFLDVVQKSYEKWLGRAFKHPKITIGIGIISVLVGIALFVTLPVRLLPIAERNQFAVEIYLPQGSTLEETVFVTDSLERILQKDERVVSVTAFNGTSSPRFHATYASKLPAKNYAQFIVNTHSDKETEALLDDYSTKYANFFPNAYVRFKQLDYEQASNPIQVRLTGTNLDDLKSSADSLAAKMREIEGLTWVHTDFGEMLPGTQVDINEIEANRLGITKTTVATNLALRFNGLPLTTLWEGDYSIPVKLKSERERDPQIDDIENEYIHSIIPGVSVPLRQIAEVKPDWTQGQIVRRNGVRTITVQSDVVRGYNINKATREVKEIVYNQSFPSGVSIEYGGSDERDTEILPQVLGGLFMAVFIIFLILVFHFKKINLALLVLGSASLSIVGAVLGMLIFGHEFGVTSILGIVSLIGIIVRNGIIMLDYAEELRYKENKTILEAAFEAGKRRMRPIFLTSAAASMGVVPMILGKSVLWSPMGTVIFFGTLTSMVFIVMILPVSYWLIFRKVDKNKKKITIAELLNNSKIKPALLTLVLLFGLAPVLSAQNQHNYTLEQCKTLALQNNAQIKNKVLDVESSKEVKKAAYTKYFPQVDATAFAYKFSDPLINMEMAGGNLPVYDGNPANLPTATQFAYFPGASIPLIEEGAIGMATATQPVYAGQRISTGNKSASLGIEVSELQLKSTEKEIALETERRYWQIVSLGEKKKTLEEYILLVDTLHEEVNDALEAGLITQNDLLKVELKQNELKMNHLKLGNGIELAKMAFCQYIGIEYDKNISFIDSVGLIEPLELIYTDHQEALYNREEFRLLQKSTEAEKYMTKMQKGEYMPQVAVGAGALYLDIMDDDGSALGMAFGTVKIPISGWWEANHKMKERRIKEEQNRNMVKDNTEKLLLQMQQGRNSLNEAFEQIHLAEESIHQAKENLRVTQDSYSAGVVNISDLLDAQAQLQQSNDMYIETLTQYKIAKVNYMKITGR